A section of the Prionailurus bengalensis isolate Pbe53 chromosome C2, Fcat_Pben_1.1_paternal_pri, whole genome shotgun sequence genome encodes:
- the RPL24 gene encoding 60S ribosomal protein L24 yields MKVELCSFSGYKIYPGHGRRYARTDGKVFQFLNAKCESAFLSKRNPRQINWTVLYRRKHKKGQSEEIQKKRTRRAVKFQRAITGASLADIMAKRNQKPEVRKAQREQAIRAAKEAKKAKQASKKTAMAAAKAPTKAAPKQKIVKPVKVSAPRVGGKR; encoded by the exons ATGAA GGTCGAGCTGTGCAGTTTCAGTGGGTACAAGATTTACCCTGGACATGGGAGGCGCTACGCCAGGACCGACGGGAAG GTTTTCCAGTTTCTTAATGCAAAATGCGAGTCGGCATTCCTTTCCAAGAGGAATCCTCGGCAGATAAATTGGACTGTCCTCTACAGAAGAAAGCACAAAAAGGGACAGTCG gaagaaattcaaaagaaaagaacccGCCGTGCAGTCAAATTCCAGAGGGCCATCACTGGTGCATCTCTTGCTGATATAATGGCCAAGAGGAATCAGAAACCTGAAGTTAGGAAGGCTCAACGAGAACAAGCCATCAG GGCTGCCAAGGAAGCAAAAAAGGCTAAGCAAGCATCTAAAAAGACAGCAATGGCTGCTGCTAAG GCTCCTACGAAGGCAGCCCCTAAGCAAAAGATTGTGAAGCCTGTGAAGGTTTCTGCACCCCGAGTTGGTGGAAAACGCTAA